The following coding sequences lie in one Yamadazyma tenuis chromosome 3, complete sequence genomic window:
- the ABD1 gene encoding mRNA cap guanine-N7 methyltransferase (BUSCO:EOG09262QTY; EggNog:ENOG503NTXE; COG:A) codes for MSNVPSMYKQQAELPAWMKKGQENKYDRYGARPSAPTAPEAESNDKYSKYRVNEDDRANRIRREGTAKRDRDRSEGDATDYSKYTKYNERERSARKDVHKEELEVTAAEPEQDQLEPTPEPEPEVLAYKNLKVTNPANSYYQTFQSNLKRDEKDVNSIIRTHYNQRTYQSKYQGNRTKSPIIKLRNFNNIIKYILLGEFCKPVAAGEGPFRVLDLCCGKGGDLNKMEFIKVDEYVGIDISDASIREAYSRYEKNKVRFKSNFGGGSHRDSRKYNFQSFFATGDLFNYSIPDILEPNFPGIIDNVFPVDAVSNQFSLHYAFETEDKIRCLINNVAKSLKTGGKFVGTIPSSDFIKYKVKKEMRPEDTTFAFGNELYQVKFHEKPPADGDFNTSPFGNGYNYSLTDAIDDVPEYVVPFETLRRICEDNSLVLKVKKDFIEFFNKEIPKYFKRLNNNLIQSIKRSDGKYGIEGLEREAIEFYLLFVFEKA; via the coding sequence ATGTCCAACGTCCCATCAATGTACAAACAGCAGGCCGAGTTGCCGGCCTGGATGAAAAAGGGCCAGGAGAACAAGTACGACCGATATGGTGCCCGCCCATCTGCACCCACGGCTCCAGAAGCCGAATCCAACGACAAATATTCAAAATACAGAGTGAACGAGGACGACCGAGCCAACAGAATAAGACGTGAAGGCACCGCTAAGCGTGACCGTGACCGCAGTGAAGGTGATGCAACTGACTACAGCAAGTATACTAAATACAACGAGAGAGAAAGAAGCGCCCGCAAAGACGTACACAAAGAGGAACTCGAAGTGACGGCGGCAGAGCCAGAACAGgaccaacttgaaccaaCTCCCGAACCAGAGCCTGAAGTGTTGGCctacaagaacttgaaggtaaCAAATCCTGCCAACTCATACTACCAGACATTTCAGAGCAACCTCAAGCGAGACGAAAAGGATGTCAACTCAATAATCAGAACTCACTACAATCAACGAACATACCAATCCAAGTACCAAGGAAACCGGACCAAGTCGCCCATTATCAAGCTCCGTAACTTTAacaatatcatcaagtacATTTTGCTTGGAGAGTTCTGCAAGCCGGTTGCTGCAGGTGAAGGTCCGTTCCGAGTATTGGACTTGTGCTGTGGAAAGGGCggagacttgaacaaaatggAGTTTATCAAGGTAGACGAGTATGTGGGGATCGACATCAGTGATGCTTCAATTCGCGAGGCGTATAGCAGATACGAAAAGAATAAGGTTAGGTTCAAAAGcaactttggtggtggctCTCACAGGGACAGCAGAAAGTATAATTTTCAGAGTTTCTTTGCTACAGGTGACTTATTCAACTACTCGATTCCTGACATCTTGGAGCCTAACTTCCCTGGTATCATTGATAATGTGTTTCCAGTCGATGCAGTGTCCAACCAGTTTTCTCTTCACTATGCGTTTGAGACCGAAGATAAAATCAGATGCCTCATAAACAACGTTGCCAAGTCCCTCAAAACAGGGGGTAAATTCGTGGGGACGATCCCATCATCTGATTTTATCAAGTACaaggtgaagaaggaaatGAGGCCGGAGGATACGACGTTTGCCTTTGGCAATGAGCTTTACCAGGTCAAGTTCCACGAAAAACCTCCTGCTGATGGTGACTTCAACACCAGCCCGTTTGGAAATGGCTACAACTACAGCTTGACTGATGCTATTGACGACGTACCGGAATATGTGGTGCCATTTGAGACCCTCAGGCGAATCTGTGAAGATAACCTGCTTGTGttgaaagtgaagaaggatttcattgagtttttcaacaaggagATCCCCAAGTATTTCAAGAGGCttaacaacaacttgattcaGAGTATCAAGCGGTCGGACGGTAAATATGGCattgaaggacttgaacGTGAAGCAATTGAGTTTtatcttctttttgtgtttgaaaagGCCTAA
- a CDS encoding uncharacterized protein (EggNog:ENOG503P4BW; COG:S) has translation MTIDISTNEPTLRRRSSVHTQPMPQNNYHRCFQNYYHGHNYLNPNPKYIASIKSNVNHFQLRDLLQIDQTTGDVYFTKSYSLWKLSGLNDPLGHQLVSSEVLKPDYSPRCFNVTNNGHMVIGGLMTSAYKIFYSNIEGLKLNNQNLTRPQKGLFTFYNSQLDTSKTVKLGEMINNSVLLDNGGNDQASQFKAYVCNNDSSLYALDIANGDRISISSKMRCEHDVSLNNVMKCPTSDKLLAVTGDTSSVFLVDPTSPGDSVVQKLQTNHDSGFGISFHPNGNMFSVAFQNGHCLLYDLRNLSQPLHTINSTRPGHQSGAFRACKFSNSSFSDILVVSEHVGRVHVIDLRNLNDEINNHQVIVFPFALDQFGEYKTKQWQENPHLARGYGKTDDKGLSPNHQKSPKKTDPVLESHYNLPIYDEVFNPTSIQFNVPLVYDYDYLTNVNPKLFKYHTYSPEAKPVEGPSSPGTSPVSPPFDSQPQTNSTYGSSFDSVYNAPTLALGGTASSSISPSTYHNAENHIHGEMELSGLDWYGSKLLIGCENGGIISWDVNYIARRSFGSFSFV, from the coding sequence ATGACTATCGATATCAGTACCAACGAACCCACCCTAAGGCGCCGGTCGCTGGTCCATACGCAGCCCATGCCTCAGAACAACTACCACCGGTGTTTCCAGAACTACTACCACGGCCATAACTACTTGAATCCCAACCCCAAGTACATCGCCAGTATCAAATCGAATGTCAACCATTTCCAGTTGCgagatcttcttcagatCGACCAGACGACGGGGGACGTCTACTTCACCAAAAGCTACTCGTTGTGGAAGTTGAGCGGGCTCAACGACCCTTTGGGCCACCAGTTGGTATCAAGTGAGGTGTTAAAACCAGACTATTCTCCCAGATGCTTCAACGTCACCAACAATGGCCACATGGTAATAGGTGGTCTCATGACGTCTGCCTACAAGATTTTCTACTCAAACATCGAGGGgctcaaattgaacaaccaGAATTTGACCCGTCCACAAAAGGGACTATTTACCTTCTACAACTCGCAGTTAGACACGAGCAAAACCGTCAAGTTGGGGGAGATGATCAATAACTCGGTGCTTCTCGACAACGGCGGCAACGACCAGGCGTCTCAGTTCAAGGCGTACGTGTGTAATAATGACTCGTCGTTGTATGCGTTGGATATTGCCAATGGTGACCGCATCAGCATCTCCAGCAAGATGAGGTGTGAGCACGATGTGTCATTGAACAACGTGATGAAGTGTCCCACCAGCGACAAGCTCTTGGCGGTGACGGGCGACACGTCGCTGgtatttttggtggacCCCACCAGTCCTGGTGACAGCGTGGTACAAAAACTCCAGACCAACCACGACTCGGGATTTGGTATCAGCTTTCATCCCAATGGCAACATGTTCTCGGTGGCCTTCCAGAACGGCCATTGCTTGTTGTACGACCTTCGGAATCTTTCGCAGCCATTGCACACCATTAACTCCACTCGCCCCGGCCATCAGCTGGGAGCTTTCAGAGCCTGtaagttttccaactcgCTGTTCTCCGAcatcttggtggtgtcggAACACGTTGGCCGTGTACACGTCATCGACCTTCGCAACCTCAACGATGAGATCAACAACCACCAGGTGATTGTGTTTCCATTTGCGTTGGACCAGTTTGGTGAGTACAAAACCAAACAATGGCAGGAAAACCCCCACCTAGCCCGTGGCTATGGCAAAACAGACGATAAGGGTTTGTCCCccaaccaccaaaaatcCCCCAAAAAAACCGACCCCGTACTTGAATCCCATTATAATTTGCCGATTTATGACGAGGTGTTCAACCCGACTAGCATCCAGTTTAACGTTCCGCTCGTGTACGACTATGACTACTTGACCAACGTCAACcccaagttgttcaagtaccACACCTATCTGCCCGAGGCAAAGCCGGTAGAGGGCCCATCTTCTCCCGGCACGTCGCCCGTGTCACCACCGTTTGACTCCCAGCCACAGACCAACCTGACGTACGGAAGCAGCTTCGACAGCGTGTATAACGCCCCAACCTTGGCCTTGGGTGGAACTGCGTCTTCCAGCATCTCTCCCAGCACGTACCATAACGCAGAGAACCACATCCATGGGGAAATGGAGCTTTCGGGACTAGACTGGTACGGGTCCAAGCTTCTTATAGGCTGTGAGAATGGAGGAATCATAAGCTGGGATGTCAACTACATTGCTCGAAGAAGTTTTGGCCTGTTCTCTTTTGTATGA
- the RIT1 gene encoding tRNA A64-2'-O-ribosylphosphate transferase (BUSCO:EOG09261N2L; EggNog:ENOG503NVWI; COG:A): MNIEFGDVEFNDTNSLKLITKELRKEQYSVKNRLQSILYDYQFIKSLNLLHYPLVPNERCGLWYLPPDEYTHTAYFKSTDGHTNEWQFSYRRLNLHLVPVVEQHGGIVLIDSTRKGKLVPDALSKTIPIWCAVLNCLVFGLDEDKHHYLKVPSFVPETEKNQIVKRIPGFVKEAKRLNLVNISLSKPLAPTWIYPSHKKATLDPLHHHVICISASDNHLQNMSVRAGDDILSWKYIQGAGDDHELWAPDRLSPQMFWENLQFLTEFESGYITCNEQELNERLKTLHKTTKELEVWSVLNTGLYFGSITNTLDYGSGPHVENVVVLSKNTIKNVPKTIKVFHYELEPNKKGSKLLRGILPVLIPQLTTNTLVLCDNGKDLSIGVILAILCQKFDLKLQRLEKAGNGNKDLIKQFLGEINRIRPVSPSRNTLQSVNSYLIYLTKSIIMRFLVLPGYLQSGKTSAEKSSGIRKLLKKANHELEYIDPPRVLSSPSELAFKLGDTQEEIDSKWQNIVDANNNRCWWLANDTNPYLGFVESYNHMVKHITENGPYDGIIGFSQGAGMSLILLQQFNFKVCLSFSGFCFTLPSDPSYDKVNINYQIEDPEEYKSKNMLNDEYKKYYGSDTPILNIYGNNDNLVPRVRSIFIESVFKNVESYEFEGGHMMPNKKPFLAPIVERVNSIDKS; the protein is encoded by the exons ATGAACATCGAGTTTGGGGATGTCGAGTTCAACGACACCAACAGCCTCAAgctcatcaccaaagagcTCCGAAAGGAGCAGTACAGCGTGAAGAACCGGCTCCAGTCTATTCTCTACGACTACCAGTTCATAAAATCGCTAAATTTATTGCACTACCCGCTCGTTCCCAACGAACGGTGCGGCCTATGGTATTTACCACCAGACGAGTACACCCATACTGCGTACTTCAAGTCAACCGATGGCCATACCAACGAATGGCAGTTTTCCTACCGAAGACTCAATTTGCACCTTGTGCCGGTGGTTGAACAGCATGGAGGAATTGTGCTCATCGATTCCACCCGGAAGGGAAAATTGGTGCCGGATGCATTGCTGAAAACAATTCCCATTTGGTGTGCGGTGTTGAACTGCTTGGTGTTCGGACTTGACGAGGATAAACACCACTATTTGAAGGTACCATCGTTTGTGCCTGAAACTGAGAAAAACCAGATCGTCAAGCGAATCCCCGGATTTGTCAAGGAGGCCAAACGGTTGAATCTCGTGAATATCAGCCTTTCCAAGCCACTAGCACCCACCTGGATCTACCCGAGCCACAAAAAAGCTACACTCGACCCACTTCACCATCACGTGATCTGTATAAGTGCTTCGGACAACCATCTTCAGAACATGAGTGTGCGAGCAGGAGACGACATATTGTCGTGGAAGTACATCCAAGGGGCTGGCGATGACCACGAGCTCTGGGCACCCGACCGTCTCAGTCCACAGATGTTCTGGGAAAATCTCCAGTTTTTAACGGAATTTGAAAGTGGGTATATCACTTGCAATGAGCAGGAGTTAAATGAAAGGTTAAAAACACTCCACAAAACTACCAAAGAGTTAGAGGTCTGGCTGGTGCTCAACACAGGGTTGTACTTTGGcagcatcaccaacacGTTGGACTACGGTAGTGGTCCTCATGTTGAAAATGTGGTGGTTCTCAGCAAGAACACCATAAAAAACGTACCCAAAACCATTAAAGTGTTCCACTACGAGCTTGaaccaaacaaaaaggGATCCAAACTTCTCCGGGGAATTCTTCCAGTACTCATACCTCAATTAACCACAAACACGTTGGTTTTGTGTGACAATGGGAAAGATTTGAGCATTGGGGTTATATTGGCTATACTCTGCCAGAAatttgatttgaagttgcaaAGACTTGAGAAAGCAGGAAACGGAAACAAggacttgatcaagcaATTTTTGGGAGAGATTAACCGTATTCGTCCCGTGAGCCCCAGTAGAAACACCCTTCAAAGCGTCAACAGCTACTTGAT ATACTTGACCAAATCAATTATTATGAGATTCTTAGTGTTACCAGGATACTTGCAATCGGGCAAAACACTGGCAGAAAAGTCGTCAGGAATCAGaaagctcttgaaaaagGCCAACCATGAGTTGGAGTATATCGACCCGCCTAGAGTGCTTTCGAGTCCTAGTGAGTTGGCATTCAAATTAGGCGATACTCAGGAAGAAATTGATCTGAAATGGCAGAACATTGTCGACGCTAATAATAACCGGTGCTGGTGGTTGGCCAATGACACCAACCCGTACCTCGGGTTTGTGGAGTCTTACAATCATATGGTGAAGCATATCACTGAGAATGGACCTTATGATGGAATCATCGGATTCTCCCAGGGGGCAGGGATGTCGTTGATCTTACTTCAGcagttcaacttcaaggtaTGCTTATCGTTTTCTGGCTTTTGTTTCACGCTTCCAAGTGATCCCAGTTATGACAAGGTCAACATTAACTACCAGATTGAAGACCCCGAAGAGTACAAAAGCAAGAACATGTTGAACGACGAGTACAAAAAGTACTATGGCAGCGACACCCCAATTTTGAACATTTATGGAAACAATGATAACTTGGTGCCTCGGGTCAGGTCTATATTTATTGAGTCTGTGTTTAAGAATGTGGAAAGCTATGAGTTTGAAGGAGGACATATGATGCCAAACAAGAAGCCATTTTTGGCTCCGATTGTGGAGCGTGTGAATTCCATCGACAAGTCGTAG
- the CDC45 gene encoding DNA replication initiation factor cdc45 (BUSCO:EOG0926129I; COG:L; EggNog:ENOG503NW6T) has protein sequence MYVHPSQFAKVYQEIKRTSLSHSTCKLIIFVSCLDIDSLCSSKILSNIFKKELIQYQLIPVVGYADLKDHFEKLDDEVANVILLGCGAMLDIEGFLDVTAEVVEAHETTDKNDVIADLARLKRRVFIIDGHRPWNLDNLFGSASVVCFDDGYINDNLVEEKEAYERLMEEDEDEDEEEDDEDDEEEEEEEDEDDDEDEEEDDEVLSIHSQDDVETISRKRKLQHRKLRKIKKQKRITINKYEEELENYYNQGTTIMSSTTGTIYALLSTIGETSIENLWLSIIGTSSLDSHYPEVYDKFQPLFKEEVIRLNPSNSTNEKTADSTLLTLDKDYHLFLLRHWTLYDSFFYSSHVNSKLNLWTEDGKKKLHKLFATMGVSLAIAQQKWIYMDTTVKKNLPFIFNKYLPKYGLEGIVREGFIRTFGFTGQLSAIECVESLTALLESDNRILFNSSTTPVTSSLENEDLEDEVISSRIKTREKMWVNNFWSSWDALNMDLVNTSANPIVAGNGVGSLKKSKGLDLLLQGLESAKKIQQVIFRTGTSLLERKMVKNLKLYRLCVLNDGSIPDLKVFNNPLILSKLGNWILENITELEFLNNNLNFLKPLVVASLDTETDTYLVIGLAPKYPAGLSNSEKAKLIQKNKKADGRDQPDVNSITTRLNTFSVAFHQVANSSGAKVRIDSFDKSVIEIRKDDLSPFLEKLTFSGAGILGLYTAFELIESGKPPASVRIVAEFTPGDYSHQYTSPWAGAYFSAGIELQLIPYSKYTYENLPRLQEKLGTACGLARTVCIEYSEDKVVPEDLQHLQFIRDLEIIDDKYHGIKFSGWTFNPPKLTKKLLQYLLDKGVCLDKRRVQTLEEASDEQTQIVFNCSGNGARELAHDSSCHPVRGQVVVVSAPEIKEVVTLWSSSESTYVIPRPDSELHEVVLGGLYQDNNGDIASYEADSQDILERVSRLYPGISTSFERVVRVATGLRPGRDGGPRVERENTASGVVVVHNYGAGGCGYLMGFGMAHTAVSLME, from the exons ATGTATGTTCACCCGTCTCAGTTTGCGAAGGTGTACCAGGAGATCAAACGGACATCTTTGTCACACTCCACCTGCAAGTTGATCATCTTTGTGTCGTGCTTGGATATCGACTCGTTGTGTTCCAGCAAGATTCTTAGcaatatcttcaagaaagagTTGATTCAATACCAGCTTATTCCAGTGGTGGGTTATGCCGATTTGAAGGACCATTTCGAGAAGTTGGACGATGAGGTTGCAAATGTGATTCTCCTTGGCTGTGGGGCCATGTTGGATATAGAGGGGTTTCTTGATGTCACTGctgaggtggtggaggctCATGAGACAACCGACAAGAACGACGTGATCGCAGACCTTGCGAGGTTGAAGCGCCGGGTGTTTATCATAGACGGCCATAGGCCGTGGAACTTGGATAATTTATTTGGTTCAGCCTCCGTCGTATGCTTTGACGATGGCTATATTAATgacaacttggtggaagagaaagaagcaTATGAGAGGTTGATGGAAgaggatgaggatgaggacgaagaggaggatgatgaggatgacgaggaggaagaagaagaagaagatgaggatgatgatgaggacgaagaagaggatgacGAGGTTTTATCCATACATTCTCAGGATGATGTAGAAACGATATCTAGAAAGCGGAAGTTGCAACATCGGAAACTCCGaaaaatcaagaaacagAAACGTAtaaccatcaacaagtacgAGGAGGAACTCGAGAACTACTATAACCAAGGTACCACCATCATGTCGTCTACCACCGGCACCATCTACGCATTACTATCAACTATTGGTGAAACAAGCATAGAGAATTTATGGTTATCGATAATAGgcacttcttctttggataGCCACTATCCAGAAGTGTATGATAAATTCCAGCCGCTATTTAAGGAGGAAGTGATCAGATTGAATCCATCGAATTCGACCAACGAAAAAACGGCTGACTCTACTCTTTTGACGTTGGATAAAGACTATCACTTGTTCCTTTTGAGGCACTGGACCTTATACGATTCATTCTTCTACTCGAGTCATGTGAACTcgaagttgaacttgtggACAGAAGatgggaagaagaagctccaTAAGCTCTTCGCTACAATGGGTGTTTCACTAGCCATTGCTCAGCAAAAATGGATTTATATGGATACCACcgtcaagaagaatcttcCCTTCatattcaacaagtatttACCCAAATATGGATTGGAAGGTATTGTGAGAGAAGGATTTATCCGAACGTTTGGGTTCACAGGGCAATTGTCTGCTATCGAATGCGTGGAATCTTTGACGGCTTTGCTTGAAAGTGACAACAGAATACTCTTCAATTCGTCAACCACGCCAGTTACTTCgtctttggaaaatgaagatttggaagaCGAAGTCATCAGTTCCAGAATAAAGACCCGTGAGAAAATGTGGGTCAACAATTTCTGGTCTTCGTGGGATGCCTTGAACAtggacttggtcaacacGTCTGCCAACCCCATCGTCGCAGGCAACGGAGTCGggagtttgaagaagtctAAAGGGTTAGACCTACTTTTACAAGGCCTTGAAAGTGCTAAGAAGATCCAACAAGTCATTTTTCGAACTGGAACCTCGTTATTGGAGAGAAAGATGGTCAAAAACTTAAAGTTATATCGCTTGTGTGTGTTAAACGATGGATCTATTCCTGACCTAAAGGTGTTCAACAACCCATTGATCTTGTCTAAGCTTGGGAACTGGATTTTGGAGAACATCACCgagttggagttcttgaacaacaacttgaactttttaAAGCCTTTGGTGGTAGCAAGTTTGGACACCGAAACCGACACTTACCTTGTCATTGGGCTTGCACCCAAGTATCCAGCAGGATTATCCAACTCAGAGAAGGCCAAATTGATCCAAAAAAATAAGAAAGCTGACGGCCGTGACCAGCCAGACGTAAACAGTATCACCACCCGGTTGAACACGTTTAGCGTGGCCTTTCATCAAGTTGCAAATAGTTCAGGAGCCAAGGTCAGAATTGACAGTTTTGACAAGTCGGTAATTGAAATCAGAAAAGACGATCTTTCCCCatttttggagaagttgaccTTCAGTGG AGCAGGAATTCTTGGATTATACACAGCGTTCGAGTTAATTGAGCTGGGAAAACCCCCGGCTCTGGTCAGAATCGTAGCTGAATTTACTCCAGGGGACTATTCCCATCAATACACTTCACCTTGGGCAGGAGCGTATTTTTCTGCTGGAATTGAACTACAGTTGATTCCATACAGTAAGTACACCTACGAGAATCTTCCTAGGTTACAGGAGAAGCTCGGAACCGCGTGTGGACTCGCAAGAACTGTTTGCATAGAATATCTGGAAGATAAGGTGGTTCCGGAGGACTTGCAACATCTCCAATTCATCCGGGATTTGGAAATCATTGATGACAAGTATCATGGAATTAAGTTCTCGGGGTGGACATTTAACCCGCccaaattgaccaagaaacTCTTGCAATATTTACTTGACAAAGGTGTTTGTCTCGATAAGAGAAGAGTACAAACCTTGGAAGAGGCTTCAGATGAACAGACGCAAATCGTGTTCAACTGCTCGGGAAATGGGGCCAGAGAGTTGGCCCACGACTCGAGCTGCCACCCGGTCCGTGGTcaggtggtggtggtctCAGCCCCTGAAATCAAAGAGGTTGTCACGTTGTGGTCGCTGAGCGAGTCAACCTACGTTATTCCACGGCCAGATTCCGAGCTCCACGAGGTGGTACTTGGGGGACTCTACCAGGATAACAATGGTGACATTGCCAGCTATGAAGCTGATTCCCAGGACATTTTGGAGCGGGTTTCTCGGTTGTATCCCGGCATCAGCACATCGTTTGAGCGAGTGGTTCGCGTGGCTACTGGCCTAAGACCTGGCCGGGACGGAGGTCCTCGTGTCGAGAGGGAGAACACCGCGAGCGGAGTGGTGGTGGTCCATAACTATGGGGCTGGAGGGTGCGGATATCTCATGGGGTTTGGAATGGCTCACACAGCTGTCCTGCTCATGGAATAA
- the ISC1 gene encoding phospholipase C type enzyme (BUSCO:EOG09263A64; COG:T; EggNog:ENOG503NW9A), producing the protein MEPNSIKLLTFNVWGLKYVSKFRKERIAGIVHKLRDPSEDYDVIALQEVWCEEDWQLIDHQLADLYPYRRRFKSGILTGPGLAILSKIPIKESWLYRFPVNGFPSAVHRGDWYVGKSLSVTTLAYNIVVLNSHMHAPYGYTGPNSYTCSRSCQAWDISKLINLLNKAGYHIILVGDLNSKPGSLPNKLFTQQTNLQDSWELFKSSSGQLLTNEEVSVLSPKDQILKGGVTCDSQLNSWRAKRRLDEACRLDYALINQSLGVVDASVKFVDSLPEVGCSYSDHFAYYVELKLGPKAEPQSSIDASKGDVWAVYKEFLAEIEVYKTQILPSHFKWREYHFYVSIVAILVLIVVNSMSFGPWTTVISVLLPIVSITGVINGMFALLWMRSELRNVGEVQLEVEDTLRALDTHDLIDLEVVGVQLRCVLPDGNYICISKPAGDFSVRYKDPQTNWKIDANDDTIRDCGWVNRHYRK; encoded by the exons ATGGAGCCCAACTCGATAAAGCTTTTGACATTCAATGTCTGGGGATTGAAGTATGTGTCCAAGTTCCGCAAGGAACGTATAGCAGGGATAGTGCACAAGCTTCGCGACCCATCCGAGGACTACGATGTCATCGCCTTGCAGGAGGTATGGTGTGAAGAAGACTGGCAGTTGATAGATCACCAGTTGGCAGATTTGTATCCATATCGAAGAAGATTCAAAAGTGGGATCTTGACGGGTCCCGGATTGGCCATTCTCTCCAAGATCCCTATCAAGGAGTCCTGGCTCTACCGGTTCCCCGTCAATGGGTTCCCATCGGCCGTTCATAGAGGTGATTGGTATGTGGGTAAGAGTTTGTCAGTGACGACTCTCGCCTATAACATCGTGGTTTTGAACAGCCATATGCATGCACCATACGGCTATACTGGTCCCAACTCCTACACTTGTTCCAGATCGTGCCAGGCCTGGGATATCAGTAAACTCATCAATCTCTTGAATAAAGCCGGGTACCACATCATATTGGTGGGGGACTTGAACTCAAAGCCTGGATCGTTGCCAAATAAGTTGTTCACCCAACAGACAAACCTCCAGGACTCGTGggaacttttcaagagtTCCAGTGGCCAGTTGTTGACAAACGAAGAGGTTTCGGTGTTGTCGCCCAAAGACCAGATTTTGAAAGGAGGAGTCACGTGTGACTCCCAGCTCAACTCTTGGAGGGCAAAGAGGCGGTTGGATGAGGCGTGCCGGCTCGATTATGCGCTTATCAACCAGTCTTTGGGAGTGGTGGATGCTTCTGTTAAGTTCGTTGATAGCTTGCCCGAAGTGGGCTGCTCTTACTCGGACCATTTTGCATATTACGTGGAGTTGAAGCTCGGACCCAAGGCAGAGCCCCAGTCCAGCATAGATGCCTCCAAGGGCGATGTGTGGGCGGTTTATAAGGAGTTTTTGGCGGAAATCGAGGTGTACAAAACCCAGATCTTACCCAGCCATTTCAAATGGAGAGAGTACCATTTCTATGTTTCCATAGTGGCGATTCTTGTGCTTATTGTCGTGAACTCGATGAGCTTTGGGCCCTGGACGACGGTGATCTCGGTGTTGTTGCCAATTGTGTCCATTACTGGAGTTATCAACGGGATGTTTGCGTTATTGTGGATGAGAAGCGAGTTGAGGAATGTGGGAGAAGTCcagttggaggtggaagaTACGTTGCGGGCCTTGGACACACACgatttgattgacttggaggtggtgggagT TCAGTTGAGATGTGTCTTACCGGACGGCAACTATATCTGCATTTCTAAGCCTGCTGGAGACTTTTCCGTCCGTTACAAGGATCCCCAGACTAACTGGAAAATCGATGCCAACGACGATACCATCAGAGATTGTGGTTGGGTGAACAGACACTACAGGAAGTGA